In a single window of the Azospirillum sp. B510 genome:
- a CDS encoding gamma-glutamyltransferase family protein: MRNFEEPGRSLAMGRNGMAATSHPAATLTAVEILKAGGTAMDAAVAACAVQSVVEAGSTGIGGDCFALVAPQGGTDIRAYNGSGRTPAALTLDALRAAGVTEIGRQSPHAVTVPGAVEAWTRLVADHGRMPLSEVFAPAIALARDGYALTPRVSHDLAQQTELLRGDPTSAATFLVDGRAPAAGTVQTQPLLADTLEAIGREGPDAFYRGAIAEDMVAFLRGVGGFHSLEDFAAAKGEYVTPIQTEYRGRTVHECPPNGQGIIALMILNILKRFSPSGDPLGVDNLHVEIEATRLAYAARDAFLADPAHAKTSMAEHLLSDALADELAARIDLGRALDTKGVFDGVEHKDTVYIAVVDKDRTAVSFISSIFHPYGSGLMAPRSGVLFHNRGQSFSLVDGHPNMVAPRKRPMHTIIPGMVTEKGRVSLTFGVMGGHYQAMGHAHFLSKLFDHGLDLQSAMDLPRLFPLPGTRSVEAETAVRDKVGAELTRRGFTVKAPNWAIGGAQAIGIDWENGTLVGGSDHRKDGCALGY, translated from the coding sequence ATGCGCAATTTCGAAGAACCTGGCCGCTCGCTCGCCATGGGCCGCAACGGAATGGCGGCCACCTCCCACCCGGCCGCCACCCTGACGGCGGTCGAGATTCTCAAGGCCGGCGGCACCGCGATGGATGCCGCCGTGGCGGCCTGCGCGGTCCAGAGCGTGGTCGAGGCGGGCTCCACCGGTATCGGCGGCGATTGTTTCGCCCTGGTCGCCCCGCAGGGCGGGACCGACATCCGCGCCTACAACGGGTCGGGCCGCACGCCGGCGGCGCTGACGCTCGACGCCCTGCGCGCGGCGGGTGTCACTGAGATCGGGCGCCAGTCGCCCCATGCGGTCACGGTGCCGGGCGCGGTGGAGGCCTGGACCCGGCTGGTCGCCGACCATGGCCGCATGCCGCTGAGCGAGGTGTTCGCCCCGGCCATCGCCCTGGCGCGCGACGGCTATGCCCTCACCCCGCGGGTGTCGCACGACCTCGCCCAGCAGACCGAGCTGCTGCGCGGCGACCCGACCTCCGCCGCGACCTTCCTGGTGGACGGGCGGGCCCCCGCCGCCGGCACGGTCCAGACCCAGCCGTTGCTGGCCGACACGCTGGAGGCCATCGGGCGCGAGGGGCCGGACGCCTTCTATCGCGGCGCCATCGCCGAGGATATGGTGGCGTTCCTGCGCGGCGTCGGCGGCTTCCACAGCCTGGAGGATTTCGCCGCCGCCAAGGGCGAGTATGTGACACCGATCCAGACCGAGTATCGCGGCCGGACCGTCCATGAATGCCCGCCGAACGGCCAGGGCATCATCGCCCTGATGATCCTGAACATCCTGAAGCGCTTCTCGCCGTCCGGCGATCCGCTCGGCGTCGACAATCTGCATGTCGAGATCGAGGCGACGCGGCTCGCCTATGCCGCCCGCGACGCCTTCCTGGCCGATCCGGCCCATGCCAAGACCTCGATGGCGGAGCATCTGCTGTCCGATGCGCTGGCCGACGAACTTGCCGCCCGCATCGACCTCGGCCGCGCGCTGGACACCAAGGGTGTGTTCGACGGCGTCGAGCACAAGGACACCGTCTATATCGCCGTGGTCGACAAGGACCGCACCGCCGTCAGCTTCATCAGCTCGATCTTCCATCCCTATGGCAGCGGGCTGATGGCGCCGCGTTCCGGCGTGCTGTTCCACAACCGGGGCCAGAGCTTCTCGCTGGTCGACGGGCATCCCAACATGGTGGCGCCGCGCAAGCGGCCGATGCACACCATTATTCCCGGCATGGTCACCGAGAAGGGCCGGGTCAGCCTGACCTTCGGCGTGATGGGCGGGCATTACCAGGCGATGGGCCATGCCCATTTCCTGTCGAAGCTGTTCGACCACGGCCTGGATCTCCAGAGCGCCATGGATCTGCCGCGCCTGTTCCCCCTGCCCGGCACCCGCAGCGTCGAGGCCGAGACGGCGGTCCGCGACAAGGTCGGGGCCGAGCTGACCCGCCGCGGCTTCACCGTGAAGGCGCCGAACTGGGCGATCGGCGGCGCCCAGGCCATCGGCATCGACTGGGAGAACGGCACCCTGGTCGGCGGGTCCGATCATCGCAAGGACGGCTGCGCGCTCGGCTATTGA
- a CDS encoding aspartate aminotransferase family protein, with translation MHGEARRPNSLEARDVASILHPYTNPVVHEADGPLVLAGGDGIHVIDSDGNRYVEALAGLFCASLGFSESRLVEAAHRQMQALPFYHSFGGRSHQTAIELSERLLAMAPVPMSKVFFANSGSEANDTAIKLVWYYHNAIGKPRKKKIISRLRAYHGVTVASASLTGLPYTHKAFDLPLPGILHTDCPSLYHHGLPGETEEEFATRCADSLEALILREGPDTIGAFFAEPLMASGGCIVPPATYYEKIQAVLRKYDILLIADEVICGFGRLGTMFGSEAFGLKPDMISMAKQLSAGYQPISALMVNETIYSAVREQGGAIGTFGHGFTYSGHPVATAVALETLKIYEERDILGHVREVAPVLQAALDGLADHPLVGDKRGMGLIGALEITSDKATKTPFDPALGVANRVGKYAQARGVITRALGDMIHLCPPLIITADEVRHVVAQIGGALDDTLAWLERGRTDL, from the coding sequence ATGCATGGTGAGGCCCGGCGGCCGAATTCGCTGGAAGCGCGGGATGTCGCCTCCATCCTGCACCCCTACACCAACCCGGTGGTGCATGAGGCGGACGGCCCGCTGGTGCTGGCGGGCGGCGACGGCATCCATGTGATCGACAGCGACGGCAACCGCTATGTCGAGGCGCTGGCCGGCCTGTTCTGCGCCTCGCTCGGCTTCAGCGAAAGCCGGCTGGTCGAGGCGGCGCACCGGCAGATGCAGGCCCTGCCCTTCTATCACAGCTTCGGCGGCCGTTCCCACCAGACGGCGATCGAGCTGTCGGAGCGGCTGCTCGCCATGGCCCCGGTGCCGATGTCCAAGGTGTTCTTCGCCAACTCCGGTTCCGAGGCCAACGACACCGCGATCAAGCTGGTCTGGTACTATCACAACGCCATCGGCAAGCCGCGGAAGAAGAAGATCATCTCCCGCCTGCGCGCCTATCACGGGGTCACGGTGGCCTCGGCCAGCCTGACCGGCCTGCCCTACACCCACAAGGCGTTCGACCTGCCGCTGCCCGGCATCCTGCACACCGACTGCCCGAGCCTCTACCATCACGGCCTGCCCGGCGAGACCGAGGAGGAGTTCGCGACCCGCTGCGCCGACTCGCTGGAGGCGCTGATCCTGCGCGAGGGGCCGGACACCATCGGCGCCTTCTTCGCCGAGCCGCTGATGGCGTCCGGCGGCTGCATCGTGCCGCCGGCGACCTATTACGAGAAGATCCAGGCGGTTCTGCGCAAGTACGACATCCTGCTGATCGCCGACGAGGTGATCTGTGGCTTCGGCCGTCTCGGCACCATGTTCGGCAGTGAGGCCTTCGGCCTGAAGCCCGACATGATCTCGATGGCCAAGCAGCTGTCGGCCGGCTATCAACCGATCTCCGCCCTGATGGTGAACGAGACGATCTACAGCGCGGTCCGCGAGCAGGGCGGCGCCATCGGCACCTTCGGCCATGGCTTCACCTACAGCGGTCATCCGGTCGCCACCGCCGTCGCGTTGGAGACCCTGAAGATCTACGAGGAACGCGACATCCTCGGCCATGTGCGGGAAGTCGCCCCGGTTCTGCAGGCCGCCCTGGACGGGTTGGCCGACCATCCCCTGGTCGGCGACAAGCGCGGCATGGGGCTGATCGGCGCGCTGGAGATCACCAGCGACAAGGCGACGAAGACGCCGTTCGACCCGGCGCTCGGCGTGGCGAACCGGGTCGGGAAATATGCCCAGGCGCGCGGCGTCATCACCCGGGCGCTGGGCGACATGATCCATCTCTGCCCGCCGCTGATCATCACCGCCGACGAGGTCCGCCACGTGGTTGCGCAGATCGGCGGCGCGTTGGACGATACGCTGGCCTGGCTGGAACGCGGTCGGACCGACCTGTGA